One Methylobacterium oryzae DNA window includes the following coding sequences:
- a CDS encoding uracil-DNA glycosylase — MLSPMPSPTDAQADLIAYLDFHVEAGADAALDEQPHDRFNEADTPAPTLRTPRRAPPRAAEQPVSPVANTLVPPPGSAPPGTAAPIAAPRTFGRAASAQPDEAASDARARARQAKSLDELERILADFDACPLRFTAKNLVFADGNPEARVMFLGEAPGADEDRIGKPFMGRSGQLLDKMMKAVGLDRTSAYIGNIVPWRPPGNRNPTPQEVAVCRPFVERQIELVDPDIIVCLGAPATQTLTGTKDGILRTRGRLFPYKLPSREVKLLATLHPAFLLRQPVQKRLAWRDFRSLRALLDGKA, encoded by the coding sequence ATGCTGAGTCCCATGCCGAGCCCCACCGACGCGCAAGCCGACCTGATCGCCTATCTCGACTTCCACGTGGAGGCCGGGGCCGACGCGGCGCTCGACGAGCAGCCGCACGACCGCTTCAACGAGGCCGACACGCCCGCGCCTACCCTGCGCACGCCGCGCCGGGCGCCCCCCCGGGCCGCCGAGCAGCCGGTCAGCCCGGTCGCCAACACGCTCGTGCCGCCCCCCGGATCGGCGCCCCCGGGCACGGCCGCGCCCATCGCGGCGCCGCGCACCTTCGGCCGCGCCGCCAGCGCCCAGCCCGACGAGGCCGCGAGCGACGCCCGCGCTAGGGCGCGGCAGGCCAAGTCCCTCGACGAGCTCGAACGGATTCTCGCGGATTTCGACGCCTGCCCGCTGCGCTTCACGGCGAAGAACCTCGTCTTCGCCGACGGCAATCCCGAGGCGCGGGTGATGTTTCTCGGCGAGGCGCCCGGCGCCGACGAGGACCGGATCGGCAAGCCGTTCATGGGCCGCTCAGGCCAGCTCCTCGACAAGATGATGAAGGCGGTCGGGCTCGACCGGACGAGCGCCTATATCGGCAACATCGTGCCCTGGCGGCCGCCGGGCAACCGCAACCCGACCCCCCAGGAGGTGGCCGTGTGCCGGCCCTTCGTGGAGCGCCAGATCGAACTCGTCGACCCGGACATCATCGTCTGCCTCGGCGCGCCCGCGACCCAGACGCTGACCGGCACCAAGGACGGCATCCTGCGGACCCGAGGCCGCCTCTTCCCGTACAAGTTGCCGAGCCGCGAGGTGAAGCTGCTCGCCACGCTCCACCCAGCCTTCCTGCTGCGCCAGCCGGTCCAGAAGCGCCTCGCGTGGCGGGACTTCCGGTCCCTGCGCGCCCTCCTCGACGGGAAAGCGTGA
- a CDS encoding neutral zinc metallopeptidase, whose translation MRWEDLRSSDNVEDRRGEGGGGGGMGFPGGGAGGLGIGTIVVLLIISYFTGINPAILIGGAQQIGGGGRSQQEQVDPQTQAKRRQAPTDESGRFASKILGNTEDVWSQILPQQTGKQYTPTTLVLYTGGTRSGCGSAQAAMGPFYCPLDKKVYLDTGFFKEMASKFGVKGDFAYAYVIAHEVGHHVQDVLGILGKVQQRQQQASSKTEANALSVRIELMADCLAGVWAKNSNDKYAELEQGDIDEALNAAAQIGDDALQQRSRGYVVPDSFTHGSSAQRQRWFMAGYKSGQTKSCDTFRTANN comes from the coding sequence ATGCGCTGGGAAGATCTACGCAGCTCCGACAACGTCGAGGATCGCCGGGGCGAGGGCGGCGGCGGTGGCGGCATGGGCTTTCCCGGCGGCGGCGCCGGCGGGCTCGGCATCGGCACCATCGTGGTGCTGCTGATCATCAGCTACTTCACGGGCATCAACCCGGCGATCCTGATCGGCGGGGCTCAGCAGATCGGCGGCGGCGGCCGCAGCCAGCAGGAGCAGGTCGACCCGCAGACCCAGGCCAAGCGGCGCCAGGCCCCGACCGACGAGAGCGGCCGGTTCGCCTCCAAGATCCTCGGCAACACCGAGGACGTGTGGAGTCAGATCCTGCCGCAGCAGACCGGCAAGCAGTACACTCCGACGACGCTGGTGCTCTACACCGGCGGCACGCGCTCCGGCTGCGGCTCGGCCCAGGCCGCGATGGGCCCGTTCTACTGCCCGCTCGACAAGAAGGTCTATCTCGACACCGGCTTCTTCAAGGAGATGGCCTCGAAGTTCGGCGTGAAGGGCGACTTCGCCTACGCGTACGTGATCGCCCACGAGGTCGGCCACCACGTCCAGGACGTGCTCGGCATCCTCGGCAAGGTCCAGCAGCGCCAGCAGCAGGCCTCCAGCAAGACCGAGGCGAATGCCCTCTCGGTGCGGATCGAGCTGATGGCCGACTGCCTCGCCGGCGTCTGGGCCAAGAACTCCAACGACAAGTACGCCGAGCTCGAGCAGGGCGACATCGACGAAGCGCTGAACGCCGCCGCGCAGATCGGCGACGACGCGCTCCAGCAGCGCTCGCGGGGCTACGTGGTGCCGGATTCCTTCACCCACGGCTCCTCGGCCCAGCGCCAGCGCTGGTTCATGGCCGGCTACAAGAGCGGCCAGACCAAGTCCTGCGACACGTTCCGGACGGCCAATAACTGA
- a CDS encoding ABC-F family ATP-binding cassette domain-containing protein, producing MIRLDKITKQNGRQLVFIEASAALQRGEKVGLVGPNGAGKTTLFRMIIGQEQPDEGQVAADRGITIGYFSQDVGEMSGRSVVTEVMDGAGPVSAVAAELAELGAALADPDRADEMDALVERYGEVQARFEELDGYALEGRAREVLDGLSFSQEMMDGDVGALSGGWKMRVALARILLMRPDVMLLDEPSNHLDIESLIWLESFLKGYDGALLMTSHDREFMNRIVTKIIEIDAGALTTYSGDYAFYEGQRKLNEAQAQAQYERQQAMLAKEIAFIERFKARASHAAQVQSRVKKLDKIERVEPPRRRQSVAFEFQPAPRSGDDVVMLKGVNKRYGSRTIYEGLDFSVRRKERWCVMGINGAGKSTLLKLVTGTTAPDDGSVTVGGSVKLGYFAQHAMDLLDGDRTVFQTLEGSFPQAGQGSLRALAGCFGFSGDDVEKRCRVLSGGEKARLVMALMLYDPPNFLVLDEPTNHLDMGTKEMLIEALANYEGTMLFVSHDRHFLAALSNRVLEVTPEGIHQYGGGYTEYVARTGQEAPGLRS from the coding sequence ATGATACGCCTGGACAAGATCACCAAGCAGAACGGGCGGCAGCTCGTCTTCATCGAGGCCTCGGCCGCCCTCCAGCGGGGCGAGAAGGTCGGCCTGGTCGGCCCGAACGGGGCCGGCAAGACCACCCTGTTCCGGATGATCATCGGCCAGGAGCAGCCCGACGAGGGCCAGGTCGCGGCCGACCGGGGCATCACCATCGGCTATTTCAGCCAGGACGTCGGCGAGATGTCCGGCCGCAGCGTCGTCACCGAGGTGATGGACGGCGCCGGCCCGGTGAGCGCGGTCGCGGCCGAGCTCGCCGAGCTCGGCGCGGCGCTCGCCGACCCGGACCGCGCCGACGAGATGGACGCCCTGGTCGAGCGCTACGGCGAGGTCCAGGCCCGGTTCGAGGAGCTCGACGGCTACGCCCTGGAGGGCCGGGCCCGCGAGGTGCTCGACGGGCTGAGCTTCAGCCAGGAGATGATGGACGGCGACGTCGGCGCCCTCTCGGGCGGCTGGAAGATGCGCGTCGCGCTCGCCCGCATCCTGCTGATGCGCCCGGACGTGATGCTCCTCGACGAGCCGTCCAACCACCTCGACATCGAGAGCCTGATCTGGCTCGAATCGTTCCTGAAGGGCTACGACGGCGCCCTGCTGATGACCTCGCACGACCGCGAGTTCATGAACCGCATCGTCACCAAGATCATCGAGATCGACGCCGGCGCGCTCACTACCTACTCGGGCGACTACGCCTTCTACGAGGGCCAGCGGAAGCTCAACGAGGCGCAGGCCCAGGCGCAGTACGAGCGCCAGCAGGCGATGCTGGCGAAGGAGATCGCCTTCATCGAGCGGTTCAAGGCGCGGGCCTCCCACGCCGCCCAGGTGCAGAGCCGGGTGAAGAAGCTCGACAAGATCGAGCGCGTCGAGCCGCCCCGGCGGCGGCAATCGGTGGCCTTCGAGTTCCAGCCGGCACCGCGCTCGGGCGACGACGTCGTGATGCTCAAGGGCGTGAACAAGCGCTACGGCAGCCGCACGATCTACGAGGGACTCGACTTCTCGGTGCGGCGCAAGGAGCGCTGGTGCGTGATGGGCATCAACGGCGCCGGCAAGTCGACGCTGCTCAAGCTCGTCACCGGCACCACCGCGCCCGACGACGGCTCGGTCACGGTCGGCGGCAGCGTCAAGCTCGGCTACTTCGCCCAGCACGCCATGGACCTGCTCGACGGCGACCGCACGGTGTTCCAGACCCTGGAGGGTTCCTTCCCGCAGGCCGGCCAGGGGTCGCTGCGGGCGCTGGCCGGCTGCTTCGGCTTCTCGGGCGACGACGTCGAGAAGCGCTGCCGGGTGCTCTCGGGCGGCGAGAAGGCCCGGCTGGTCATGGCGCTGATGCTCTACGACCCGCCGAATTTCCTGGTGCTCGACGAGCCGACCAACCACCTCGACATGGGCACCAAGGAGATGCTGATCGAGGCGCTGGCCAATTACGAGGGGACGATGCTGTTCGTGTCCCACGACCGGCACTTCCTGGCCGCCCTCTCGAACCGGGTGCTCGAGGTCACGCCGGAGGGCATCCACCAGTACGGCGGCGGCTACACCGAGTACGTGGCCCGCACCGGCCAGGAGGCGCCGGGCCTCCGGAGCTGA